The segment GTGTTGCCGACTTCAAGAAATTCTGGGCGATGGAGACCGAGAAGACGCGCAAGATTTTCGACGCGCTGACGGACCAATCGCTGAACCAGTCGGTGGCGGGCGGCCACCGCACGCTGGGCCGAATCGCCTGGCATATCGTCACCACCATTCCCGAGATGGCCGGGCGTACCGGCCTGACGTTCAACTCGGTCAAACACGACGCGCCCGTACCGAAACGCGCCAAAGAGATCGCCGAGAAGTTCCAGGCCGCGGCCGACGAAGTGCTCTCTCAGATCAGCGCGAAATGGAACGATGACACGCTGCTGGTCAAAGACGACATGTACGGCGAGCAGTGGCCGAAAGGCGAAACGCTGCTCGTGCTGCAGA is part of the Candidatus Zixiibacteriota bacterium genome and harbors:
- a CDS encoding DinB family protein; its protein translation is MYRSVADFKKFWAMETEKTRKIFDALTDQSLNQSVAGGHRTLGRIAWHIVTTIPEMAGRTGLTFNSVKHDAPVPKRAKEIAEKFQAAADEVLSQISAKWNDDTLLVKDDMYGEQWPKGETLLVLQIHQTHHRGQMTVLMRQAGLNVPGAYGPSKEEWAAYGAPPPEI